Proteins found in one Massilia sp. H6 genomic segment:
- the ftsH gene encoding ATP-dependent zinc metalloprotease FtsH — protein sequence MNNMFSKSAIWVVVALLLFMLFKQFDNHTVAGGSKTIAYSELLDDVKARRIKDVVIEGSNITATRQDDTKVRATATILDRGLIGDLRENGVRFDVKPPEEPSFLQQVFISWFPMLLLIGVWVFFMRQMQGGGKGGAFSFGKSKARMLDETNNTVTFADVAGCDEAKEEVGEIVDFLKDPTKFQKLGGRIPRGVLMVGPPGTGKTLLARAIAGEAKVPFFSISGSDFVEMFVGVGASRVRDMFENAKKHSPCIIFIDEIDAVGRHRGAGMGGGNDEREQTLNQLLVEMDGFEASSGVIVIAATNRADVLDKALLRPGRFDRQVTVGLPDIRGREQILNVHMRKVPIGTDVKADILARGTPGFSGADLANLVNEAALFAARRSKRLVEMIDFEDAKDKIYMGPERKSMIIREEERRNTAYHESGHAVIAKLLPKADPVHKVTIMPRGYALGLTWQLPEHDALSGYKDKMLEEISILFGGRIAEEIFVGQMSTGASNDFARATKLARSMVTRFGMSESMGVMVYEDSENEGFFGGATKTISEATQQKVDAEIRAILDTQYALSRRLLEENRDKVEAMTKALLEWETIDAEQINDIMAGREPRQSPTSILTKRTPPGDGGSGGVAPNATAPA from the coding sequence GTGAATAATATGTTTTCCAAATCCGCCATCTGGGTGGTCGTTGCACTGCTGTTGTTCATGCTGTTCAAGCAGTTCGACAACCACACCGTCGCAGGCGGCAGCAAGACCATTGCTTATTCCGAGCTGCTCGACGATGTGAAGGCGCGCCGCATCAAGGACGTCGTGATCGAAGGCTCGAACATCACCGCAACCCGCCAGGACGACACCAAGGTGCGCGCCACGGCCACCATCCTCGACCGGGGCCTGATTGGCGACCTGCGCGAGAATGGCGTGCGCTTCGATGTCAAGCCGCCAGAAGAACCATCGTTCCTGCAGCAGGTCTTCATCTCGTGGTTCCCGATGTTGCTGCTCATTGGTGTGTGGGTGTTCTTCATGCGCCAGATGCAAGGTGGCGGCAAGGGCGGCGCTTTCTCCTTCGGCAAATCGAAGGCGCGCATGCTCGATGAAACCAACAACACGGTCACCTTCGCCGACGTCGCCGGTTGCGACGAGGCGAAAGAAGAAGTCGGCGAGATCGTCGACTTCCTCAAAGATCCCACCAAGTTCCAGAAGCTGGGCGGCCGTATTCCACGCGGCGTGCTGATGGTCGGCCCTCCGGGCACCGGCAAGACCCTGCTGGCCCGCGCCATCGCTGGCGAAGCCAAGGTGCCGTTCTTCTCGATCTCGGGTTCCGATTTCGTCGAGATGTTCGTCGGCGTGGGTGCGTCCCGCGTGCGCGACATGTTCGAGAACGCCAAGAAGCATTCGCCATGCATCATCTTCATCGACGAGATCGACGCTGTCGGCCGCCATCGTGGCGCCGGCATGGGCGGTGGCAACGACGAACGTGAACAGACCCTGAACCAGCTGCTGGTCGAGATGGACGGCTTTGAAGCCTCGTCCGGCGTGATCGTCATCGCCGCTACCAACCGCGCCGACGTGCTCGACAAAGCCTTGCTGCGCCCTGGTCGTTTCGACCGCCAGGTGACGGTGGGCCTGCCGGACATCCGTGGCCGCGAGCAGATCCTGAATGTGCACATGCGTAAAGTGCCGATCGGTACCGACGTCAAGGCCGACATCCTGGCGCGCGGCACCCCGGGCTTCTCGGGCGCCGACCTGGCCAACCTGGTCAACGAGGCCGCGTTGTTTGCTGCGCGCCGCAGCAAGCGTTTGGTCGAGATGATCGACTTCGAAGATGCCAAGGACAAGATCTACATGGGTCCGGAGCGCAAGTCGATGATCATCCGTGAAGAAGAGCGCCGCAACACCGCCTACCACGAGTCGGGCCACGCGGTCATTGCCAAGCTCTTGCCGAAGGCCGACCCGGTGCACAAGGTCACGATCATGCCGCGCGGTTATGCACTCGGCCTGACCTGGCAGCTGCCCGAACATGATGCGTTGTCTGGTTACAAAGACAAAATGCTTGAGGAAATCTCGATTCTGTTCGGTGGCCGTATCGCCGAAGAGATCTTTGTTGGCCAGATGTCGACCGGCGCCTCGAACGACTTCGCCCGCGCCACCAAACTGGCCCGTTCGATGGTGACGCGCTTCGGCATGTCCGAGAGCATGGGCGTGATGGTGTACGAAGACAGCGAGAACGAAGGCTTCTTCGGTGGCGCCACCAAGACCATTTCGGAAGCCACGCAGCAGAAGGTCGATGCGGAAATCCGCGCCATCCTGGACACCCAGTATGCGCTGTCACGCCGCCTGCTCGAAGAAAACCGCGACAAGGTCGAGGCCATGACCAAAGCGCTGCTCGAATGGGAAACCATCGATGCTGAGCAAATCAATGACATCATGGCAGGCCGCGAGCCGCGCCAGTCGCCGACCAGCATCCTGACCAAGCGTACCCCTCCGGGCGATGGCGGTTCGGGTGGCGTGGCGCCAAACGCCACCGCTCCGGCTTGA